Within Micromonospora narathiwatensis, the genomic segment GAACGCCACCGAGTCGGGGTCGCCACCGTGCTCCCCGCAGACGCCGACGGTCAGCTCGGGCCGGGCCGCCCGTCCCTCGGCGACGGCCAACCGGATCAGCCGCCCCACGCCCCGGGCGTCGATGCGCTCGAACGGCGAGACCGGGAAGATCCCGCGCTCCAGGTACGCCCCGAAGAACGAGCCCTCCGCGTCGTCCCGCGAGCACGCCCAGGTGGTCTGGGTCAGGTCGTTGGTGCCGAAGGAGAAGAAGGTCGCCTCGGTGGCGATCTCCCCGGCGGTCAGCGCCGCCCGGGGCACCTCGATCATCGTGCCGATCGGGATCTCCGGCGCGTCGTCGACCTCGGCGAGCACCCGTTCGGCCTCGTCCCGGACCGCGGCGAGTTCCCGCACGTCCCCGACCAGCGGCACCATGATCTCCGGCCGCGGGTCGCCACCGGCCCGCCGCCGCTGTGCCGCCGCCTCGGCCACCGCCCGCACCTGCATGGCGAACAGCCCGGGGACCACCAGGCCGAGCCGGACGCCGCGCAGCCCCAGCATCGGGTTGGCCTCGTGCATCCGGCGCACCGCGCCCAGCAGCGTCGCGTCCCGGCCCGGATCCGTGCCGAGCGCCTCGGCGCGGGCCACTCGGGCGGTCAGCTCGGGCAGCGCGGGCAGGAACTCGTGCAGCGGCGGGTCGAGCAGCCGGATGGTCACCGGCAGCCCGTCCATCGCGGCGAGGATGCCGACGAAGTCGGCCCGCTGCGGCGGCAGCAGCGCGGCCAGGGCCGCGTCGCGTTCGGCCGGGCCCTCGGCCAGGATCAGCCGCTCCACCAGCTCGCGGCGGTCGCCGAGGAACATGTGCTCGGTGCGGCACAGCCCGATGCCGGCGGCGCCGAGCCGCCGCGCCCGGCGGGCGTCGGCGGGCGTGTCCGCGTTGGCGCGTACGCCCAGCCGGCGTACCGCGTCGGCGTGACCGAGCAGCCGGTGCACCGCGGCGACCAGCGGATCCGCCTCCGGGTTCAGCTCTCCGGCCAGGTAACGGGCCACCGGGGAGGGCTGCACCGGCACCTCGCCCAGGTAGATCCGACCGGTGGTGCCGTCGATCGAGATCACCTCGCCGGCGCGTACCACCCGGTCGCCGACGGTGCACTCGTCGCGCCGCGCGTCGATGTCGAGCGCCTCGGCCCCGCAGACGCAGGTCCGACCCATGCCCCGGGCCACCACGGCGGCGTGCGAGGTCTTCCCGCCCCGCGAGGTGAGCACCCCGGCCGCGGCGATCATGCCGGGCAGGTCGTCCGGGTTGGTCTCCCGGCGGACCAGGATCACCGGTTCGGTGGCGGCCGCCGCGGCGGCCGAGTCGAAGACCACCCGGCCGACCGCGGCGCCCGGCGAGGCGCCCACCCCGACCGCGAGGGGTTCCGGCGCGGCGGTGAGGTCGAACGCCGGGAACATCAACTGGGCGAGCTGCGCCCCGGTGACCCGGGTCAGCGCCTCCGCCGGGGTGATCATCCCCTCGTCGACCAGTTGCGCGGCGATCACGAACGCCGCCGCCGGCGTGCGCTTGCCGACCCGGGTCTGCAACATCCACAGCCGGCCGCGTTCGATGGTGAACTCGATGTCGCACAGGTCCCGGTAGTGCCGCTCCAGCGTCGCCATGATCTCCAACAGCCGGCGGAAGCTGACCGGATCGATCCGTTCCAGCTCGGGCAGGCCGATCGTGTTCCGGACGCCGGCCACCACGTCCTCGCCCTGCGCGTCGGGCAGGTAGTCGCCGTACACCCCGGGGGCACCGGTGGCCGGGTCGCGGGTGAACGCCACCCCGGTGCCGGAGTCCGGGCCGAGGTTGCCGAAGACCATCGCCATCACGTTGACCGCGGTGCCCAGGTCGTCCGGGATCCGTTCCTGCCGCCGGTAGATCCGGGCGCGCTCGGAGTGCCACGACGCGAACACCGCGCGGATGGCCAGGAACAGCTGCTCGTGCGGGGCCTGCGGGAAGTCGTGCCCGACCCGTCGGGCGAAGATCTTCTTGTACGTCTCCACCAGGTCGTGCAGCTGCTCGGCGGTCGGGCCGGCCGCCCCGGCGGTGGCCCGGACCGCGGCCAGCTCCTGCTCGAACTCCTCGGCCGGGGCGCCGTACACGGTGCGGCCGAACATCTGGATCAGCCGCCGGTACGAGTCCCAGGCGAACCGCTCGTCGCCGCTGCGCGCGGCGAGCCCGGTCACCGTGGCGTCGTTGAGCCCGATGTCCAGGATCGTCTCCATCATCCCCGGCATCGAGTACCGGCCACCGGAGCGGACGGCCAGCAGCAGCGGGTCGTGCGGGTCGCCGAGCCGCCGGTCCAGCCGGGCCTCGATCTCCCGCAGGTGTGTGTTCACCTCGTCGAACAGCCCGGCCGGCGGCGAGCCGGTGGCCAGGTGGGCCCGGCAGGCGTCGGTGCTGATGGTGAACCCGGGCGGGACGGGCAGCCCCAGCCGGGTCATCTCGGCCAGGTTCGCGCCCTTGCCGCCCAGCAGGTCGGCCCGGCTCCGGTCACCCTCGATGAAGTCGTAGACGTACCTCGGCATGGTCCGACCTCCACTCGGCTCATGCGGGACCTCGACGTCCCCACTTCTTCGTACCGACGACGGGGGCCCGGGCGGCAGGGCCGGACGGGACGTTCGGCGGGCCGGAGGTCCCGATCCTGTCGGTGGGTCCGCGTATCCTCCGACCCGTGACCAGTGAGGTGCGGCTCCGTCCGGTGCGCGACGACGACCTGCCCGCGTTCTTCCGCCACGAGCAGGATCCGCAGGCCAACTGGATGGCCGCGTTCGGCCCGAAGGACCCGGCCGACCGGGCTGCCTTCGACGCCCACTGGGCGCGCATCCGCGCCGACCCGCGCATCGTTTCGCGGACCGTGACGGTCGGCGGCGAGGTGGTCGGGCGCGTGGCCGCCTTCCCGGTGGGGGAGCACACCGAGATCAGCTACTGGATCGACCCGCGGCGCTGGGGCCGAGGTCACGCCACGGCCGCGCTGGGCGAGCTCCTGCGCGAGCTGCCGCAGCGGCCGGTGCACGCCCGCGCCGCGAAGGACAACGCCGCCTCCCTCGCCGTGCTCCGCAAGTGCGGCTTCGTCGTGGTCGGCGAGGACTCCGGATACGCCGAGAGCCGCGGCACCGAGGTCGAGGAGTACGTGCTGGAGCTGCCCGCCTGGTCGATTGCCCAGGTCGACGACTAGTCTCCCCCGGGTGAACTGGCTGGAACTCGTCGGCTGGATCGGCTCCGCGCTGCTGATCTGGTCGCTGCTACAGACCCGCATCCTGCGGCTGCGCGCGCTCAACCTGGTCGGCTGCCTCATCCTGATCGGCTACAACGCGGCCGTGCAGGTGTGGCCCATGGTCGGGCTGAACGTGGTGCTCGCCGTGATCAACGTCTGGTACCTGCGCAAGCTGCTGGCCACCCGGCACGACGAGCAGACGTACCGGGTGGTCGAGGTGGGCACCGGCGATGCGTTCCTGGCCCACACGCTGCGCGTACACGGTGCCGACATCGCCCGGTTCAACCCGGACTTCCACTGGGACCCGGCCGCCGACCGGTCCGCGTTCCTGGTGGTGCGGGCCGACGAGGTGGTCGGCGTGGTGGTGTCGCACGCCGAGGCCGACGGGGTGGCCCAGATCGACCTGGACTACGTCACCCAGCGGTTCCGCGACTTCACCCCGGGCGAGTTCGTCTACCGCCGCAGCCGCCTGTTCACCGACCGCGGCTTCCGCCGCGTGGTCAGCCCGCCCGGCATGGTCGCCCCCTACTACCACCGGCTCGGCTTCCGGCCGGAGGGCGACGCGTACGTCCTCGACCTGCCCGAAGCCGCCTCAGACGCGGTCAGGCAGCGGTGAGGTTCTGCAGGCGCACCTGACCGCGCGCCACCAGCCGGCCGTCGTCGTCGGTGATCTCCACCGTCCAGAGCTGCTGGCTCCGCCCCCGGTGAATCGGCGTGCCGACCGCGGTCAGTTCCCCGTCCCGCACCGCGCGCAGGAAGTCGGTCTGGTTGGACACGCCGACGACCTGGCCCTGGTCGCCCAGCCACACGGCGCCGCCGATGCTGGCCGCCGTCTCCACCACCGAGCAGTAGACCCCGCCGTGCTGGATCCCGTACGGCTGGTGCAGCTCCGGCCGCACCCGCCAGCGGATCACCACCCGATCCCCGCTGACCTCGTCGAACTTGAGGCCCAGCAGGGCCACGAAGCCCCCCGTCAGGTCCGGCATCTCCACGGCAGCTCCTCCTCGCCTCCGCTGGCGCCGCCAGCCTAGTCGTGCCCGGTGGGCAAACCCGCTACGGGCCGGGGCCGGTGATGGGGGAGAATCGGTGCTCGTGACCGACAGCAACCTCCCGCACGGGCGGGACTCCCTGACCGAAGACCTGCGGTGGCGGGGCCTGATCCAGGACTCGACCGGCCTCGACGAGCTGCGTGAGCTGCTCGACGGCGGGACGGCCACCTTCTATGTGGGCTTCGATCCGACCGCCCCGAGCCTGCACGTCGGCCACCTCATGCAGGTCATCACCGCGCGTCGACTCCAGCTCGCCGGGCACCGGCCGCTGCTGCTGGTCGGCGGCGCCACCGGCCAGATCGGCGACCCGAAGGAGAGCGCCGAGCGCACGCTCAACCCGCCCGAGGTGGTCGCCGGCTGGGTCCAGCGCATCCGCGACCAGCTCGCGCCGTTCGTCTCGTACACCGGGGAGAACGCGGCCCAACTGGTCAACAACCTGGACTGGACCGGCGAGATGTCGGTGGTGGAGTTTCTCCGGGACGTGGGCAAGCACTTCCCGGTGAACAAGATGCTGGCCCGCGAGGTGGTCAAGGCCCGGCTGGAGACCGGCATCAGCTTCACCGAGTTCAGTTACCAGCTCCTCCAGGCCAACGACTTCTTCGAGTTGCACCGCCGGTACGGCTGCCAGCTCCAGTACGGCGGCTCCGACCAGTGGGGCAACATCACCGCCGGGGTCGACTACATCCGCCGGCGGGGGGCGGGCCCGGTGCACGCCTTCACCACACCGCTGGTCACCAAGTCGGACGGCACGAAGTTCGGCAAGACCGAGGGCGGCTCGATCTGGCTCGACCCGGAGATGACCAGCCCGTACGCCTTCTACCAGTTCTGGGTCAACGCGGACGACCGGGACGTGAGTCGCTACCTGCGCTACTTCAGCTTCCGTTCACGGGAGGAGGTGGAGGAGCTGGAGAAGGCGACCGCGGAACGCCCGCAGGCGCGGCTCGCTCAGCGCGCGCTCGCCGAGGAGCTGACCACCCTGGTGCACGGCGAGCGGGAGATGGCGCAGGCGGTCGCGGCGAGCCAGGCGCTCTTCGGTCGCGGCTCGCTCGAGGAGTTGTCGCCGGAGACCCTGCGCGCCGCGCTGACCGAGGCCGGTCTGGTCCACCTGGCCGAGCTGCCGGACGTCGCCGGCCTGCTCAAGGAGTCGGGCCTGGTGCCGAGCATGAAGGAGGCCCGGCGGGTGATCGCCGAGGGCGGCGCCTACGTCAACAACAACCGGATCGCGGCGGTGGACGCCACCGTGTCGCCGGCGGACCTGCTGCACGGCAGGTACCTGGTGCTGCGCCGGGGGAAGCGTTCGTTCGCCGGGGTTGAGCTGCGTAAATAGCCGTACGTCGACGATGTGACGTGGGACGCGCCCAGCGGATTTGACGATCAAACCGCTGGGCGCGTAACTTTCTCTCTGCCAGCGCGGAACGGACGAAACAGGGCGAAAGACCTGGAAGGCCGGAGCGCAGGACCTGACAACCGGGTGGTGCCCCGGATTCGCCGGGAGGCGGATTTGGTGAGGCGGAACCGACCGGGTAAGGTTATCGGCCGGCAGGGAAACGGGCGAGCGAGCGTAAGCCGCAGCGGCCGTCCTGCTGAAATCCTCGGAACGTCCGACGGAAGTCGGTCGAATCGGGGTGCCCGGAAAATGGGTGGAAGCATGACAAACCGCGAAACACCGGTTTGACACGGCGGAAACCAGCGGGTAACGTAGTAAAAGTGCCCGGCGCGAGAGCGGCGGGGGCGGTTGAACGAGATGCCCCGGATGGGGGTCCTGCGGTGTGGGGCTTTCGGATGGTGTGTGGTTGTTCTTTGAGAACTCAACAGGGTGCTTGATAAGCCAGTGCCAATTTGTTTGATACCCCGGACTGGTCGGACTTAGGTTTGGCTGGTTGGGATTCCTTTGGCAACACTTTTTGTTGTCAGGATGATTGTTCAACAAGTTTTTGTTGGAGAGTTTGATCCTGGCTCAGGACGAACGCTGGCGGCGTGCTTAACACATGCAAGTCGAGCGGAAAGGCCCTTCGGGGTACTCGAGCGGCGAACGGGTGAGTAACACGTGAGCAACCTGCCCTAGGCTTTGGGATAACCCCGGGAAACCGGGGCTAATACCGAATAGGACCTGGCACCGCATGGTGTTGGGTGGAAAGTTTTTCGGCCTGGGATGGGCTCGCGGCCTATCAGCTTGTTGGTGGGGTGATGGCCTACCAAGGCGACGACGGGTAGCCGGCCTGAGAGGGCGACCGGCCACACTGGGACTGAGACACGGCCCAGACTCCTACGGGAGGCAGCAGTGGGGAATATTGCACAATGGGCGGAAGCCTGATGCAGCGACGCCGCGTGAGGGATGACGGCCTTCGGGTTGTAAACCTCTTTCAGCAGGGACGAAGCGTAAGTGACGGTACCTGCAGAAGAAGCGCCGGCCAACTACGTGCCAGCAGCCGCGGTAAGACGTAGGGCGCGAGCGTTGTCCGGATTTATTGGGCGTAAAGAGCTCGTAGGCGGCTTGTCGCGTCGACTGTGAAAACCCACGGCTCAACCGTGGGCCTGCAGTCGATACGGGCAGGCTAGAGTTCGGTAGGGGAGACTGGAATTCCTGGTGTAGCGGTGAAATGCGCAGATATCAGGAGGAACACCGGTGGCGAAGGCGGGTCTCTGGGCCGATACTGACGCTGAGGAGCGAAAGCGTGGGGAGCGAACAGGATTAGATACCCTGGTAGTCCACGCTGTAAACGTTGGGCGCTAGGTGTGGGGGGCCTCTCCGGTTCCCTGTGCCGCAGCTAACGCATTAAGCGCCCCGCCTGGGGAGTACGGCCGCAAGGCTAAAACTCAAAGGAATTGACGGGGGCCCGCACAAGCGGCGGAGCATGCGGATTAATTCGATGCAACGCGAAGAACCTTACCTGGGTTTGACATGGCCGCAAAACCTGCAGAGATGTGGGGTCCTTCGGGGGCGGTCACAGGTGGTGCATGGCTGTCGTCAGCTCGTGTCGTGAGATGTTGGGTTAAGTCCCGCAACGAGCGCAACCCTCGTTCGATGTTGCCAGCGCGTTATGGCGGGGACTCATCGAAGACTGCCGGGGTCAACTCGGAGGAAGGTGGGGATGACGTCAAGTCATCATGCCCCTTATGTCCAGGGCTTCACGCATGCTACAATGGCCGGTACAATGGGCTGCGATACCGTGAGGTGGAGCGAATCCCAAAAAGCCGGTCTCAGTTCGGATCGGGGTCTGCAACTCGACCCCGTGAAGTCGGAGTCGCTAGTAATCGCAGATCAGCAACGCTGCGGTGAATACGTTCCCGGGCCTTGTACACACCGCCCGTCACGTCACGAAAGTCGGCAACACCCGAAGCCGGTGGCCCAACCCTTGTGGAGGGAGCCGTCGAAGGTGGGGCTGGCGATTGGGACGAAGTCGTAACAAGGTAGCCGTACCGGAAGGTGCGGCTGGATCACCTCCTTTCTAAGGAGCACCATCCGTCGAAAGGCGGTATGGAGCCCGCGGCCCGCGGATGTCGGGTCGGGGTGCTCATAGGCGGAGACACTGGCCAGTTTTTCCTCGGCAACGGCCTGAGGCTCTAGTACGACCAGTTTTCTGGTGTGGAACGGGTTGATGGTGCGGCTGGGGAGGGCGTAAGCACCCTGTTGGGTCCTGAAGGAACAACCGTGTGGTTGTTTTCTTCGGAGCCGTAGCCTGAGGCGTGAGTTCCTTGGGAGGCTGCCAGGCATGGCCTGGTTCCGTATACCGCCGGCGGTTGTCGGGTCTGGTGTGGGACTGTTCGGGTTGTGGGTTGGTCGTTTGTTGAGAATTGCACAGTGGACGCGAGCATCTTTGTGGTCAAGTTGTCAAGGGCGAACGGTGGATGCCTTGGCACCAGGAGCCGATGAAGGACGTGGGAGGCCGCGATAGGCCTGGGGGAGCTGTCAACCAAGCTGTGATCCCAGGGTGTCCGAATGGGGGAACCCGGCTGGAGTCATGTCCAGTCACCCGCACCTGAACACATAGGGTGTGTGGGGGGAACGCGGGGAAGTGAAACATCTCAGTACCCGTAGGAAGAGAAAACAAATAGTGATTCCGTGAGTAGTGGCGAGCGAAAGCGGATTGAGGCTAAACCGGCTGCGTGTGATACCTGTCAGGGGTTGCGTGGTCGGGGTTGTGGGACCCTGCTGAGTGTGCTGACACATACTCGAGGAGTTACAAAGCCAGTTGCTAGTCGAACAGTCTGGAATGGCTGACCGTAGACGGTGAAAGTCCGGTAGGTGAAAGTGGCTGGTCTTCTGTGGGTGTTCCCGAGTAGCGGCGGACTCCTGTAATCTGCCGTGAATCTGCCAGGACCACCTGGTAAGCCTAAATACTTCCTGGTGACCGATAGCGGACAAGTACCGTGAGGGAATGGTGAAAAGTACCCCGGGAGGGGAGTGAAATAGTACCTGAAACCGTTCGCCTACAATCCGTCGGAGCCTTGCGGGGTGACGGCGTGCCTTTTGAAGAATGAGCCTGCGAGTTAGTGGCATGTGGCGAGGTTAACCCGTGTGGGGGAGCCGTAGCGAAAGCGAGTCTGAATAGGGCGTTTTAGTCGCATGCTCTAGACCCGAAGCGGAGTGATCTAGCCATGGGCAGGCTGAAGCGCGGGTAAGACCGCGTGGAGGGCCGAACCCACCAACGTTGAAAAGTTGGGGGATGACCTGTGGTTAGGGGTGAAAGGCCAATCAAACTCCGTGATAGCTGGTTCTCCCCGAAATGCATTTAGGTGCAGCGTCGCGTGTTTCTTGCCGGAGGTAGAGCACTGGATGGTCTAGGGGGCCCACAAGCTTACCGAAATCAGCCAAACTCCGAATGCCGGTAAGTGAGAGCGCGGCAGTGAGACTGCGGGGGATAAGCTTCGTAGTCGAGAGGGAAACAGCCCAGATCACCAGCTAAGGCCCCTAAGCGTGTGCTAAGTGGAAAAGGATGTGGGGTCGCATAGACAACCAGGAGGTTGGCTTAGAAGCAGCCACCCTTTAAAGAGTGCGTAATAGCTCACTGGTCAAGTGGTTCCGCGCCGACAATGTAGCGGGGCTCAAGTACACCGCCGAAGCT encodes:
- the ppdK gene encoding pyruvate, phosphate dikinase, whose amino-acid sequence is MPRYVYDFIEGDRSRADLLGGKGANLAEMTRLGLPVPPGFTISTDACRAHLATGSPPAGLFDEVNTHLREIEARLDRRLGDPHDPLLLAVRSGGRYSMPGMMETILDIGLNDATVTGLAARSGDERFAWDSYRRLIQMFGRTVYGAPAEEFEQELAAVRATAGAAGPTAEQLHDLVETYKKIFARRVGHDFPQAPHEQLFLAIRAVFASWHSERARIYRRQERIPDDLGTAVNVMAMVFGNLGPDSGTGVAFTRDPATGAPGVYGDYLPDAQGEDVVAGVRNTIGLPELERIDPVSFRRLLEIMATLERHYRDLCDIEFTIERGRLWMLQTRVGKRTPAAAFVIAAQLVDEGMITPAEALTRVTGAQLAQLMFPAFDLTAAPEPLAVGVGASPGAAVGRVVFDSAAAAAATEPVILVRRETNPDDLPGMIAAAGVLTSRGGKTSHAAVVARGMGRTCVCGAEALDIDARRDECTVGDRVVRAGEVISIDGTTGRIYLGEVPVQPSPVARYLAGELNPEADPLVAAVHRLLGHADAVRRLGVRANADTPADARRARRLGAAGIGLCRTEHMFLGDRRELVERLILAEGPAERDAALAALLPPQRADFVGILAAMDGLPVTIRLLDPPLHEFLPALPELTARVARAEALGTDPGRDATLLGAVRRMHEANPMLGLRGVRLGLVVPGLFAMQVRAVAEAAAQRRRAGGDPRPEIMVPLVGDVRELAAVRDEAERVLAEVDDAPEIPIGTMIEVPRAALTAGEIATEATFFSFGTNDLTQTTWACSRDDAEGSFFGAYLERGIFPVSPFERIDARGVGRLIRLAVAEGRAARPELTVGVCGEHGGDPDSVAFFAEAGLDYVSCSPYRVPIARLAAGRAAVDATTGTSDSR
- a CDS encoding GNAT family N-acetyltransferase, with the translated sequence MTSEVRLRPVRDDDLPAFFRHEQDPQANWMAAFGPKDPADRAAFDAHWARIRADPRIVSRTVTVGGEVVGRVAAFPVGEHTEISYWIDPRRWGRGHATAALGELLRELPQRPVHARAAKDNAASLAVLRKCGFVVVGEDSGYAESRGTEVEEYVLELPAWSIAQVDD
- a CDS encoding YgjV family protein, yielding MNWLELVGWIGSALLIWSLLQTRILRLRALNLVGCLILIGYNAAVQVWPMVGLNVVLAVINVWYLRKLLATRHDEQTYRVVEVGTGDAFLAHTLRVHGADIARFNPDFHWDPAADRSAFLVVRADEVVGVVVSHAEADGVAQIDLDYVTQRFRDFTPGEFVYRRSRLFTDRGFRRVVSPPGMVAPYYHRLGFRPEGDAYVLDLPEAASDAVRQR
- a CDS encoding PaaI family thioesterase; the protein is MPDLTGGFVALLGLKFDEVSGDRVVIRWRVRPELHQPYGIQHGGVYCSVVETAASIGGAVWLGDQGQVVGVSNQTDFLRAVRDGELTAVGTPIHRGRSQQLWTVEITDDDGRLVARGQVRLQNLTAA
- the tyrS gene encoding tyrosine--tRNA ligase; this translates as MTDSNLPHGRDSLTEDLRWRGLIQDSTGLDELRELLDGGTATFYVGFDPTAPSLHVGHLMQVITARRLQLAGHRPLLLVGGATGQIGDPKESAERTLNPPEVVAGWVQRIRDQLAPFVSYTGENAAQLVNNLDWTGEMSVVEFLRDVGKHFPVNKMLAREVVKARLETGISFTEFSYQLLQANDFFELHRRYGCQLQYGGSDQWGNITAGVDYIRRRGAGPVHAFTTPLVTKSDGTKFGKTEGGSIWLDPEMTSPYAFYQFWVNADDRDVSRYLRYFSFRSREEVEELEKATAERPQARLAQRALAEELTTLVHGEREMAQAVAASQALFGRGSLEELSPETLRAALTEAGLVHLAELPDVAGLLKESGLVPSMKEARRVIAEGGAYVNNNRIAAVDATVSPADLLHGRYLVLRRGKRSFAGVELRK